The genomic stretch CTTATTCACCCCCAAATCCCAGCCTGTTACGGCACCTAGTACAGTGAATTCTCTCtggctaaataaatgaataagaaaagggGGCCAAAAAAAGGGGGCCCATGCCTCAAGGGGCTTTGAATGCCGTAATAACATATTTAAGCTTCATCTTGTATATAACAAGAGTGTAGTAACAACTTCATGATGCGGATTCACTTAACAAACACGGATGCCCCTGGACTTACTATGTGACGGCCCTAGTGCTCATAACTTGGGTGTATTGTCATTTAtattcttcacacacacacacacacacacacacacacacaaagctctTGTGAGAGAGAAGTTACAGTACTGTATAATGGAGAGTAAGTTGAGCTGGGCATTAAATGGAAAGCTGTCTACTCCCATGATGCTCATAGTCCATAGAAGGAAACAGATTATTGAACAAAAAAGTAAAGTCAATTTAATTCCAAGCTGAGTATAGTGGAAAGTGTGGCTGGTTACATTCTCTCTGGCCATCAGGGGAGGAGATCCGAAAAGGTCATATCTGAGGGGAGGCCTGGAGTATGGGAAAGGTCCAAACACACCCACAGGTAGGGGCATGCAATTGTGCAAGTGCAAAGCcctggagagagaaggaggtcTCTGAAGCTGGACTTGGTAAGTGAAAAGATCAGAAGAAGATGGGGATGGAGACATAGCCAAGAACCAATCCTCACAGACCTTGGAAAGGGAACCAGGGACACAAACAGACAGGGAATAGCATCTGAAAGGACACAGATGGCAAacacaaaggccctgaggcaggatcAGGCATGGTGGATGCAACTCCATGGAGGAGAGGTCAGAAGGTGGGTGGGCCAGGCCAGTCAGGGCTTTGTGAGCCTTGTAAGCCCCGAGATCTCCTACCAGGCTCATGGGGGCCCTCAGGGAGGGCCCTGCACATGGCATGAGCTTATCTGCTCTGGGCAGCACCCACTGAGGAGACAGAGCCCCGGCAGGTGCAGCTCTGCTCTCCATAGCCTCAGCTCAACCCGTCCCCTCCCGCAGGCTTCCTGCCCGCCACGCCCCCGCCCGGGGCCATGCCGACCGCCTGggcccccccgggcgcccccgaaGCCCCCCCCTGCGCCAACCAGAGCTGCGTCCCCAGTGAGCTGGTCCTGCTGGGCTTCGCGCACGTGCCCGCGCTGCGGCCGCTGCTCGCCACGCTCTTCCTGGCCATGTTCCTGCTCACGCTGCTGGGCAACGCGCTCATCGTGCTGCTGACCGCCCTGGACCCGGCCCTGCGCGCGCCCATGTACCTGTTCCTGCgccacctggccctggtggaGATGTGCTTCTCGCTGGACATCGTGCCGCAGCTGCTTCTGACCCTGCTGCGGCCCGGGCGGGGCGTGTCTCCCGCCGGCTGCGCCCTGCAGCTGCTGCTGGTGTTGTCCTGCGTCACGTCCGAGTGCTTCCTCCTGACGACCATGGCCTGGGACCGCTACGTGGCCATCTGCAGGCCTCTGCGCTATGGCGCCATCGTGAGCCCGCGGCTCTGCCACCTGCTGGCCGCCACGTGCTGGCTGGCTGGCGTCCCTGTGTCTCTGGTCTTCACCATCTGGCTGTTCCGCTTCCCCTTCTGCGGGCCCCGAGGCATCCGCCACTTCTTCTGTGACATCGCGCCTCTGCTGAGCCTGGTGTGTGCAGACACCAGAGTCTTCGAGGCCAACGTGTTGGCGGCCACGGTGCTGGTTATCATGGTTCCCTTCTGTCTGATAGCCGCGTCCTACACCAAGATTCTGGCCACCGTGCTGCGGATGCCATCTGCCAGGGGGCGCCACAAGGCCCTGTCCACGTGCGCCTCTCACTTCGTCGTGGTGCTTCTGTTTTATGGCACCACGGGGGTCATCCACTTGCGACCCAAGGCCAGCTACTCCCCGGAGAGCAAGCAGGTGGTGTCCTTGTCCTACACCCTGGTAACCCCCATGCTCAACCCCCTCATCTACAGCCTTCGAAACAAGGAGGTGAGGGCTGCCCTGGGACGCGTGTGTTGCCATGGCCAGGAATCTGGACCCCATGAATGACTTCTTCAGGAATTGTTGATGGATGTTTGACACGGATCTATGTGCAAATATATCATACAGTGCTCTGACTTTTTTCTGGAAAACTCTATTGTTTTCCTCTTCCGGTCATGGTGGTGCTGGTTCCACCTTCCTGTCCAAGAAAAGGCTCGTGGCAGAGCATTCAATCCCTGATTACTATTATTTGGTAGTGGTGGATAAATGAACCTAATTGGGCCAACTAGAGTGTATTAGTAAGTGCCACAAGAGTACTGCATGGAAAACCATCCTAGAATGTACTGTATTAAAACATGTCACATATTGCTGTTAATCGTCAATCAGCTGAGGGTTAGCTAATTTGGGTTGGTGTCATCTGGGTGGTTCTTCTGATCTTGGCTCATGCCCATGAGTGCTCACCATCATAGGCTTGGTTTAGCTAGAAGACCCTCTGGTCCAcacatttcccatttttctccTGGGAACAGAGCTCTGGCATGGTTTTTCTCATTACAATAGCTGAATGAGAAGGCTCCCTtgttcaaatgattttcaaagcTATGGTCATGTGCC from Canis aureus isolate CA01 chromosome 1, VMU_Caureus_v.1.0, whole genome shotgun sequence encodes the following:
- the LOC144296383 gene encoding olfactory receptor 10A7-like; this translates as MPTAWAPPGAPEAPPCANQSCVPSELVLLGFAHVPALRPLLATLFLAMFLLTLLGNALIVLLTALDPALRAPMYLFLRHLALVEMCFSLDIVPQLLLTLLRPGRGVSPAGCALQLLLVLSCVTSECFLLTTMAWDRYVAICRPLRYGAIVSPRLCHLLAATCWLAGVPVSLVFTIWLFRFPFCGPRGIRHFFCDIAPLLSLVCADTRVFEANVLAATVLVIMVPFCLIAASYTKILATVLRMPSARGRHKALSTCASHFVVVLLFYGTTGVIHLRPKASYSPESKQVVSLSYTLVTPMLNPLIYSLRNKEVRAALGRVCCHGQESGPHE